A genome region from Thermoanaerobacterium xylanolyticum LX-11 includes the following:
- a CDS encoding MIP/aquaporin family protein, producing the protein MNVSLTGKYFAEFLGTMILILFGDGVVANVVLNKTKGHNGGWIVITTGWAVGVGIPAFIFGNISGAHLNPALTIALAAFGKFPWADVPGYIVSQLLGGIAGGVLVWLLYFPHWAETDDKLGKLSIFCTTPAVRNIPANILTEVIATFILVFAVLGISSVKAVNGISPGVIFALIWGLGLSFGGPTGYAMNPARDLGPRIAHSILPIAGKGDSDWQYGLIVPIFGPIIGGLLGALVYQIFVSML; encoded by the coding sequence ATGAATGTATCATTGACAGGGAAATATTTTGCAGAATTTTTAGGTACAATGATTTTGATACTTTTTGGAGATGGTGTTGTTGCGAACGTTGTATTAAACAAAACAAAAGGTCATAATGGAGGATGGATAGTAATTACTACTGGATGGGCAGTAGGAGTTGGAATACCTGCTTTTATATTTGGCAATATCAGTGGTGCACATCTAAATCCAGCTTTGACAATTGCATTGGCTGCATTTGGTAAATTTCCATGGGCAGACGTACCTGGTTATATTGTTTCACAATTGCTGGGTGGCATTGCAGGTGGTGTTTTAGTATGGCTGTTATATTTTCCACATTGGGCAGAAACAGATGATAAATTAGGTAAATTGTCAATATTCTGTACAACACCGGCTGTTAGAAATATACCAGCAAACATTTTAACGGAGGTAATTGCCACATTTATTCTCGTATTTGCGGTATTGGGAATTAGTTCTGTAAAAGCTGTAAATGGTATCTCGCCAGGTGTCATTTTTGCACTGATATGGGGGTTAGGACTGTCATTTGGTGGCCCGACTGGTTATGCTATGAATCCAGCGAGAGATTTAGGACCAAGAATTGCACATTCAATATTACCCATAGCTGGAAAAGGTGATTCTGACTGGCAATATGGATTGATAGTACCTATATTTGGCCCTATTATTGGAGGATTATTAGGTGCATTAGTATATCAAATTTTTGTTAGCATGCTATAA
- the dhaL gene encoding dihydroxyacetone kinase subunit DhaL translates to MLLRKTDVVNILNDIVKTIEDNRQYLTDLDAAIGDADHGINLDRGFKAVRDKMTQFSDKDIGTILKNVGMVLVSTVGGASGPLYGTFFMRMGNVVSGKNTLDENDIVAMFEAGLSGIKERGKAQVGDKTMIDSMEPALNELKKALSEGRGLKEAIEAAANNAYNGVLMTKDIAAKKGRASYLGERSIGHQDPGATSAYLMIKTVADYVDKLQQ, encoded by the coding sequence TTGTTGTTGAGAAAGACAGACGTAGTAAACATTTTAAATGACATAGTAAAGACAATTGAAGATAATAGGCAATACCTTACAGATCTGGATGCAGCAATAGGTGATGCTGATCACGGCATAAATCTTGATAGGGGATTTAAAGCAGTGAGGGATAAGATGACACAATTTTCAGATAAAGACATAGGCACAATACTTAAAAATGTTGGTATGGTTTTAGTTTCTACTGTTGGTGGAGCATCTGGACCACTTTATGGAACATTTTTCATGAGAATGGGAAATGTAGTATCAGGCAAAAACACATTAGATGAAAATGACATTGTCGCGATGTTTGAGGCTGGTCTTTCTGGAATAAAAGAAAGAGGAAAAGCACAAGTAGGAGACAAGACTATGATCGACTCGATGGAGCCTGCCTTGAATGAGTTAAAGAAAGCATTAAGTGAAGGACGTGGTTTAAAAGAAGCTATAGAAGCAGCGGCAAATAATGCATACAATGGTGTTTTAATGACTAAAGACATTGCTGCAAAAAAAGGCAGAGCCAGCTATCTTGGCGAAAGAAGCATAGGACATCAGGATCCTGGAGCAACATCAGCTTATTTGATGATAAAAACTGTTGCTGATTATGTAGATAAGTTGCAACAATGA
- the dhaM gene encoding dihydroxyacetone kinase phosphoryl donor subunit DhaM, with protein MVGIVIVSHSKKVADGLYELADQMTGGKIRIGKSGGTKDGRLGTNVDEIVEEIKKCESGDGVLILVDLGSSVMSAQMALEFLDEEYAGKVEIADAPLVEGTIAASVEASIGSDILKVKAVAEAAKNLVKI; from the coding sequence ATGGTAGGTATAGTTATTGTGTCTCATTCAAAGAAGGTGGCAGATGGCTTGTATGAATTAGCTGACCAGATGACAGGAGGGAAAATAAGGATAGGCAAGTCTGGCGGCACCAAAGATGGGCGATTAGGCACAAATGTAGACGAAATCGTAGAAGAAATAAAAAAGTGCGAAAGCGGCGACGGCGTTTTAATCTTAGTTGATTTAGGAAGTTCTGTAATGAGTGCTCAAATGGCGTTAGAATTTCTTGATGAAGAATACGCGGGAAAAGTTGAGATAGCAGATGCGCCTCTTGTTGAAGGAACGATTGCTGCAAGCGTAGAAGCTTCAATAGGCAGTGACATATTAAAAGTTAAAGCAGTAGCAGAAGCGGCTAAAAATCTTGTTAAGATTTAA
- a CDS encoding NAD(P)/FAD-dependent oxidoreductase, translating to MYDVIIIGGGVVGSSVARELSKYNIKVLLIEKEDDVASGGASKANSAILHAGYDPVPGTLKAKLNVRGNEMFDELCKDLDVPMKRVGSLVAAFSQDEVDSLYKLYDRGLKNGVKNMSIISSDMVKEIEPNINDTIVAALYAKTAGIICPYGFVIALAENAAQNGVEFVFNQEVISIDKEDDVFRVKTQVKEYFSKYVINAAGLYADVINNMVSDKHFSIHPRKGEYLILDKEEGYLANTVIFQVPTKMGKGILVSPTVDGNLLIGPTSEDISNKEFRKTTYKGLEKAIKGAKKSVEKFNERKTITQFTGVRAVPDVYGEDFIISESDVKGFINVAGIESPGFTSSPAIAEMVREILKDAGLKMVEKDNFNPKRKPVIRFNELTDEERNELIKREPAYGKIICRCETVTEGEIIDAIRRPVGAKSIDGVKRRTRAGMGRCQGGFCSPRVLEILSRELNVDPLNVTKFGGNSNILTAKAKEYVVNLYNELLKSGV from the coding sequence ATGTACGATGTCATAATAATCGGCGGCGGTGTAGTAGGTTCATCAGTTGCCAGAGAATTATCTAAATACAACATTAAAGTTCTGCTTATAGAAAAAGAAGATGATGTAGCGTCAGGTGGTGCATCAAAAGCCAATAGTGCTATACTTCATGCGGGATACGACCCAGTGCCTGGTACATTGAAAGCCAAACTAAATGTAAGAGGAAATGAGATGTTTGATGAGCTTTGTAAAGATTTAGATGTTCCAATGAAAAGAGTTGGTTCACTTGTTGCCGCATTTTCACAAGATGAAGTAGATAGCCTTTATAAATTGTATGATAGAGGGTTAAAAAATGGCGTCAAGAATATGTCTATTATATCTTCGGATATGGTTAAGGAAATTGAACCAAACATAAACGACACAATTGTTGCTGCTTTATATGCAAAGACAGCAGGTATTATATGTCCTTACGGTTTTGTAATAGCCTTGGCTGAAAATGCTGCACAAAACGGCGTCGAATTTGTATTTAATCAAGAAGTCATATCTATAGATAAAGAAGACGATGTTTTTAGGGTAAAAACACAAGTGAAAGAGTATTTTAGCAAATACGTAATCAATGCGGCAGGGCTTTATGCAGATGTGATAAACAATATGGTAAGCGATAAACATTTTTCGATTCATCCAAGAAAAGGCGAATATTTGATTTTAGATAAAGAAGAAGGCTATTTGGCAAATACCGTCATATTTCAAGTACCAACTAAGATGGGAAAAGGAATACTGGTGTCGCCAACTGTTGATGGCAACTTGCTTATAGGTCCTACGTCTGAGGATATATCCAATAAGGAATTTCGAAAGACTACTTACAAAGGATTGGAGAAGGCTATAAAAGGCGCCAAAAAGAGCGTTGAAAAATTTAACGAAAGGAAGACGATAACACAATTTACTGGTGTAAGGGCTGTGCCAGATGTATATGGCGAAGATTTTATTATAAGCGAATCAGATGTTAAAGGTTTTATAAATGTAGCAGGCATTGAATCACCTGGTTTCACATCATCACCAGCAATTGCGGAGATGGTAAGAGAAATTCTTAAAGATGCAGGACTTAAAATGGTTGAAAAAGATAATTTCAATCCCAAGAGGAAGCCTGTCATACGCTTTAATGAATTGACAGATGAAGAAAGAAATGAGCTGATAAAGAGAGAACCTGCTTATGGAAAGATCATTTGCAGATGTGAGACAGTTACTGAAGGTGAGATAATTGATGCCATAAGAAGGCCTGTTGGCGCAAAAAGCATTGACGGCGTAAAGAGGCGGACCAGAGCTGGCATGGGCAGATGTCAAGGTGGATTTTGCAGCCCCAGAGTGTTAGAGATACTTTCAAGAGAGCTTAATGTAGATCCGCTTAATGTCACAAAGTTTGGCGGCAATTCAAATATTTTGACGGCTAAAGCGAAAGAATACGTCGTAAATTTGTACAATGAACTATTAAAAAGTGGGGTGTAG
- a CDS encoding NAD(P)/FAD-dependent oxidoreductase produces the protein MMKYDIVIIGAGPAGLGAAVEAYEKGVKDILIIERDSYPGGILQQCIHNGFGLIEFKEELSGPEYAERFIEKVNEYGIKIMLNTMVLNISSDKVVKAVNQENGVMEIKAKAIILAMGCRERPRGAISIPGTRPAGIFTAGTAQRYVNMEGYMPGKEIVILGSGDIGLIMARRFTLEGATVKAVVELMPYSSGLTRNIVQCLDDFGIPLLLSHTVIEIRGKERVEGVTIAQVDENRKPILNTAKYISCDTLILSVGLIPENELSKSAGIMLDPVTGGPLVNESMETNVEGIFACGNVLQVHDLVDNVTKEARLAADSAVKYINNMLIKEGRYIVVKAGLGIRYVVPQIVNYDNIDAKVKFHMRPTDVYKNAYIAVKSGDREIARKKMQRLTPGEMILIDVPKEKFLRDDLSPADEITFEVEVV, from the coding sequence ATGATGAAATACGACATAGTAATAATTGGTGCAGGTCCTGCAGGACTTGGAGCAGCAGTTGAAGCGTATGAAAAAGGTGTAAAAGATATTTTAATAATCGAAAGGGACAGCTATCCGGGAGGAATACTTCAGCAGTGCATACACAATGGATTTGGACTTATTGAATTCAAAGAAGAATTATCTGGGCCGGAATACGCAGAAAGATTTATAGAAAAGGTAAATGAATATGGAATAAAGATTATGCTTAATACGATGGTATTAAACATATCAAGCGATAAAGTAGTTAAAGCAGTAAATCAAGAAAATGGCGTCATGGAGATTAAAGCGAAAGCGATAATACTTGCGATGGGCTGTAGAGAAAGGCCAAGAGGTGCAATCAGCATACCTGGCACAAGGCCTGCAGGGATATTTACGGCGGGAACGGCACAAAGATATGTAAATATGGAAGGATACATGCCTGGCAAAGAGATTGTGATATTGGGTTCTGGTGATATTGGACTTATAATGGCCAGGAGGTTTACGCTTGAAGGTGCTACGGTAAAAGCTGTTGTTGAACTTATGCCTTATTCCAGTGGACTTACCAGAAACATTGTTCAGTGTTTAGATGACTTTGGCATACCGCTTCTTTTAAGCCACACTGTGATAGAAATACGCGGTAAAGAAAGAGTTGAAGGTGTGACGATAGCACAGGTAGATGAAAACAGAAAGCCAATATTAAACACAGCTAAATACATAAGCTGTGATACTTTAATATTATCTGTAGGTTTGATTCCTGAGAATGAACTGTCAAAAAGTGCAGGCATAATGTTAGATCCCGTTACTGGGGGACCGCTTGTGAATGAAAGTATGGAAACGAATGTGGAAGGAATATTTGCCTGTGGCAATGTGTTGCAAGTGCACGATCTTGTGGACAATGTTACAAAAGAAGCAAGGCTGGCGGCTGATTCTGCAGTAAAGTACATTAATAATATGTTAATAAAAGAAGGGCGATACATCGTCGTGAAAGCTGGTTTAGGCATTAGATATGTGGTGCCGCAAATAGTAAATTATGATAATATAGATGCAAAAGTTAAATTTCACATGAGGCCTACTGATGTGTACAAAAACGCTTATATCGCCGTGAAATCAGGTGACAGAGAGATAGCCAGGAAAAAAATGCAGAGGTTGACACCAGGAGAGATGATATTAATAGATGTGCCAAAGGAAAAATTTTTAAGAGATGATCTATCTCCTGCAGATGAAATCACATTCGAAGTAGAGGTGGTATAA
- a CDS encoding DUF1667 domain-containing protein — protein sequence MIKRELTCIVCPNGCRLVVEMEGKEIVNITGYECKRGLKYAEDEIIAPKRTLTTIVKAEKGHLPVVSVRTKEPIPKELIGKAVMELSKITLKPPINVGDVVVKNILNTGVDVIATRNLYSK from the coding sequence ATGATAAAAAGAGAATTAACTTGTATTGTATGCCCAAATGGTTGTCGCTTGGTTGTAGAAATGGAAGGAAAGGAAATTGTAAATATCACAGGATATGAGTGCAAAAGAGGATTAAAGTATGCTGAAGATGAGATAATTGCTCCCAAAAGGACTCTGACTACAATAGTAAAAGCTGAAAAGGGTCATCTTCCAGTAGTTTCTGTCAGGACTAAAGAGCCAATTCCAAAAGAGCTTATCGGCAAAGCAGTGATGGAACTATCTAAAATAACTTTAAAGCCGCCGATTAATGTAGGTGATGTCGTTGTCAAAAACATCTTAAATACTGGTGTGGATGTTATTGCAACGAGAAATCTTTACAGCAAATAA
- a CDS encoding glycerol-3-phosphate responsive antiterminator: MDNFIVERIKNFPIIAAIRNLEDIKDVYSSNCEVIFLLTSNILILKDAIDDIKSHEKTAFIHFDLVEGLGKDYKAVEYLKEVVKPDGIISTRTNILTYAKELNIPCIERIFLLDTQALKTGLNSIKQIEPTAIEVMPGVAHDVTKKLTTEVYQPIIAGGLVKTKEDVINALSSGAVAVSTSEKSLWFID; this comes from the coding sequence GTGGATAATTTCATTGTTGAAAGGATTAAAAATTTTCCTATTATCGCAGCTATAAGAAATTTAGAAGATATAAAAGATGTTTACTCATCTAACTGTGAAGTGATATTTTTGCTGACAAGCAATATATTGATATTGAAAGATGCAATTGATGACATTAAATCACATGAGAAAACAGCATTCATTCATTTTGATTTAGTAGAAGGGCTTGGTAAAGATTATAAGGCGGTGGAGTATCTTAAGGAAGTAGTAAAACCAGATGGTATAATTTCTACGCGTACTAATATACTTACATATGCTAAGGAGTTGAATATTCCTTGTATTGAGCGCATTTTTCTTCTCGATACGCAAGCGCTAAAAACAGGTTTAAATTCAATTAAGCAGATTGAACCAACTGCAATAGAGGTGATGCCAGGTGTTGCACATGATGTGACGAAAAAGCTTACTACGGAAGTGTATCAACCTATTATTGCAGGTGGTTTAGTTAAAACAAAAGAAGATGTGATAAATGCTCTTTCTTCTGGCGCAGTAGCAGTTTCTACAAGTGAAAAAAGTCTTTGGTTTATCGACTGA
- a CDS encoding sigma 54-interacting transcriptional regulator encodes MEKICERIKSPINIHSQISAMIVRRVNDVCKKDNVKVMLKKAESARLVPANSMLSMITFFASEGDDIDIIVEGDNCISSMEEIKKIFLVDLKKVNDESGTYELLKNTSIAYEEIFNSIAVGIIATDDNGIITIFNKASEKITGFSLDKAIGKNISEVMSDIDVSQVLKYGSEFLNKKYVIGEKTLFLNMTPIYAGGNITGSLVVFQDFPQIEYLEGELKRSRKLDKAFDIIVGNSGKLKDALTVASKAAETDSNVIIRGESGTGKELVANAIHYSSKRHDKPFIRVNCAAIPSTLLESELFGHEKGAFTGAIMQKIGKFELADGGTIFLDEIGDIPIEIQAKLLRVLQDKEFERVGGIKTIKVDVRIIAATNKNLEEAMKNGTFREDLYYRLNVIPVFLPALRDRKEDIPVLVEHFIKKMNKKLGRNVHFITNIAIKSLIKYDWPGNIRELENLIERCITLSDKEYIDFDDLPSYIKNVKDSKDDEVIYLGDNYDIEKMENYEYKIIKAALSRYKSFNKAGKALGLTHKTVAAKARKFHLVEN; translated from the coding sequence ATGGAGAAAATTTGTGAAAGAATAAAGTCTCCAATTAATATACACTCGCAAATATCTGCAATGATAGTCAGGAGAGTAAATGACGTATGCAAAAAGGACAATGTCAAAGTTATGCTTAAAAAAGCTGAAAGCGCAAGGCTTGTGCCTGCCAATAGCATGCTTTCCATGATAACTTTTTTTGCATCAGAAGGCGATGATATTGATATAATCGTAGAAGGAGATAACTGCATTTCTTCAATGGAAGAGATTAAAAAGATTTTTTTAGTGGATTTAAAAAAGGTGAATGACGAGAGTGGAACATATGAGCTTTTAAAGAATACGTCTATTGCGTACGAAGAAATATTTAACTCCATTGCAGTTGGCATAATTGCTACGGACGATAATGGAATCATAACTATATTTAATAAAGCATCTGAAAAAATAACAGGTTTTAGCCTTGATAAGGCAATCGGCAAAAATATAAGTGAAGTTATGTCAGATATAGATGTAAGTCAAGTCTTAAAATATGGAAGTGAGTTTTTAAACAAAAAATACGTCATAGGTGAAAAGACGCTTTTTTTAAACATGACTCCTATTTATGCTGGAGGCAACATTACTGGTTCATTGGTTGTATTTCAAGATTTTCCACAAATCGAGTACCTTGAAGGAGAACTTAAAAGGAGCAGAAAACTTGATAAAGCCTTTGACATAATAGTAGGTAACAGCGGAAAATTGAAAGATGCATTGACGGTGGCATCTAAAGCGGCAGAAACGGATTCTAACGTAATAATACGAGGCGAAAGCGGGACAGGAAAAGAATTAGTTGCTAATGCGATACATTATTCAAGCAAAAGACACGATAAACCTTTTATAAGGGTAAATTGTGCTGCTATACCAAGCACACTTTTAGAAAGTGAGCTTTTTGGTCACGAAAAAGGAGCGTTTACTGGCGCAATAATGCAGAAAATAGGGAAGTTTGAACTTGCTGATGGAGGGACGATCTTCCTGGATGAAATAGGAGATATACCAATAGAAATTCAAGCAAAACTTTTAAGGGTTCTTCAAGATAAAGAGTTTGAAAGAGTTGGTGGAATAAAGACTATAAAAGTAGATGTAAGGATAATTGCGGCAACAAACAAAAACCTTGAAGAAGCTATGAAAAATGGCACATTTAGGGAAGATCTTTACTACAGGTTAAATGTTATACCTGTCTTTTTGCCAGCTTTAAGGGATAGAAAAGAGGACATTCCTGTTTTGGTAGAGCATTTTATAAAGAAGATGAACAAAAAACTTGGAAGAAATGTTCATTTTATTACAAACATAGCCATAAAATCCCTGATAAAGTATGATTGGCCGGGAAATATAAGAGAGCTTGAAAATCTAATTGAAAGGTGCATAACATTAAGCGATAAAGAGTACATTGACTTCGATGATCTTCCATCGTATATAAAAAATGTAAAAGACAGCAAAGACGATGAGGTAATATATTTAGGCGACAATTACGATATTGAAAAGATGGAAAATTATGAGTATAAAATAATCAAAGCTGCATTATCCAGGTATAAAAGTTTTAACAAAGCTGGAAAAGCCTTAGGATTGACCCATAAAACAGTTGCAGCTAAAGCGAGAAAATTTCATCTGGTTGAAAATTAA
- the glpK gene encoding glycerol kinase GlpK produces the protein MSKYIMALDQGTTSSRAIIFDHSGNIVASLNKEFTQIYPNPGWVEHDPMEILDSQIEVAKAVLEKTGIKAEDIAAIGITNQRETTVVWDKNTGKPVYNAIVWQCRRTAPICDEIKNSGFDKEILKKTGLVVDAYFSGTKIKWILDNVEGAREKAENGDLYFGNIDSWLIWNLTGGKAHVTDYSNASRTMLFNIYELKWDKDILEYLDIPESMLPDVKPSSYVYGYTDKSIFGVEIPIAGCAGDQQAALFGQTCYDKGMAKNTYGTGCFMLMNTGERAVPSKNGLLTTIAWGIDDKVEYALEGSIFIAGAAIQWLRDELKIIDNSPQSEEYAQRVSDTNGVYVVPAFVGLGAPYWDMYARGAILGLTRGVKREHIIRATLESLAYQTRDVLEAMQDDSGIKLSALKVDGGASANNFLMQFQADILGVPVDRPTVIETTALGASYLAGIATGFWSGREEVAKNWGVDRHFEPNMNDETREKLYAGWKKAVERSMNWAD, from the coding sequence ATGTCAAAGTATATAATGGCATTAGATCAAGGCACCACAAGCTCAAGGGCAATAATCTTTGATCACAGTGGAAATATAGTTGCATCACTAAACAAAGAGTTTACGCAGATTTACCCTAATCCAGGGTGGGTTGAACACGACCCTATGGAGATTTTAGATTCTCAGATAGAAGTAGCTAAGGCGGTGCTTGAGAAAACTGGGATTAAGGCAGAAGATATTGCAGCAATCGGCATAACAAATCAAAGAGAGACGACTGTGGTTTGGGATAAAAACACAGGCAAGCCAGTGTACAATGCGATAGTTTGGCAGTGTAGGAGGACTGCACCTATCTGCGATGAAATCAAAAATAGTGGGTTTGACAAAGAAATTCTAAAGAAGACTGGTCTTGTAGTTGATGCTTATTTTTCGGGTACGAAGATAAAATGGATACTTGACAATGTAGAAGGTGCAAGGGAGAAAGCAGAAAATGGAGATCTTTACTTTGGAAATATTGATAGCTGGTTAATTTGGAATTTGACTGGTGGAAAGGCACATGTGACAGACTATTCTAATGCTTCTCGTACGATGCTTTTTAACATATACGAATTGAAGTGGGATAAGGACATATTAGAATATCTTGACATTCCAGAATCGATGCTTCCTGATGTTAAGCCGTCCAGTTATGTATACGGATACACGGACAAAAGCATATTTGGCGTTGAAATACCTATAGCAGGTTGCGCAGGTGACCAACAAGCAGCACTATTTGGTCAGACTTGTTATGACAAAGGAATGGCTAAGAATACTTATGGAACCGGATGCTTTATGCTTATGAATACAGGCGAAAGGGCTGTGCCATCCAAGAATGGTTTGCTTACCACGATAGCGTGGGGTATCGATGATAAAGTTGAATATGCTTTAGAAGGAAGCATATTCATAGCTGGTGCTGCTATACAGTGGCTAAGAGATGAGCTTAAGATAATTGACAATTCACCGCAAAGTGAAGAATACGCTCAAAGGGTCAGTGACACAAATGGAGTGTACGTTGTGCCGGCATTTGTGGGATTAGGTGCACCATACTGGGATATGTATGCAAGGGGCGCGATTTTGGGCTTGACAAGAGGTGTGAAAAGAGAGCACATTATAAGAGCAACGTTAGAATCTTTGGCGTATCAGACGAGAGACGTCTTAGAGGCTATGCAGGATGATTCTGGTATAAAGTTAAGTGCATTAAAGGTTGACGGTGGAGCATCTGCAAATAATTTCTTGATGCAGTTCCAGGCAGATATATTAGGTGTACCTGTAGATAGACCTACTGTCATAGAGACGACTGCATTAGGTGCATCATATCTTGCAGGTATTGCTACAGGATTCTGGAGTGGCAGAGAAGAAGTAGCTAAGAATTGGGGAGTTGACAGACATTTCGAGCCTAACATGAATGATGAAACAAGAGAAAAACTTTATGCGGGATGGAAAAAAGCCGTAGAAAGGTCTATGAATTGGGCTGATTAA
- the dhaK gene encoding dihydroxyacetone kinase subunit DhaK: MKKLINNPEEVVKEMVAGLLYAYPTYLRKLDNVDVVVRKTSPVEGKVGLVSGGGSGHEPAHAGYVGKGMLDAACLGAVFTSPTPDQIYEAIKAVDGGKGVLLIIKNYTGDVMNFEMAKEMAEMDGIKVSEVIVNDDVAVENSTYTQGRRGIAGTVFVHKIAGAKAEEGAEIEEVKEVAEKVIKNLRSMGMAFTPCIVPAAGKPSFTLEEDEIEIGIGIHGEPGTHREKIKSAKEIVAELMDKIVSDLPFNDGDEVALMVNGLGATPLSELFIANKEVNEYLMGKNINVYKTFVGEYMTSLEMSGFSITLLKLDEELKSLLDASADTPAFKQL, encoded by the coding sequence ATGAAAAAGCTCATTAACAATCCTGAAGAAGTTGTAAAGGAAATGGTGGCAGGACTTCTTTACGCATATCCAACATACTTGAGAAAGCTTGATAATGTAGATGTTGTAGTAAGAAAAACATCTCCTGTAGAGGGGAAAGTTGGGCTTGTAAGCGGTGGTGGCAGTGGACATGAGCCTGCACATGCAGGGTATGTAGGTAAAGGCATGTTGGATGCAGCTTGCTTAGGTGCTGTTTTTACGTCGCCAACGCCTGATCAAATCTATGAAGCTATAAAAGCTGTTGACGGCGGAAAAGGTGTTTTGCTCATAATCAAAAATTATACAGGCGATGTAATGAATTTTGAGATGGCAAAAGAGATGGCTGAAATGGATGGTATAAAGGTTTCAGAAGTGATTGTGAATGATGATGTGGCTGTTGAAAACAGCACATATACGCAGGGCAGGAGAGGTATTGCAGGTACTGTTTTCGTCCATAAAATAGCTGGAGCTAAAGCTGAAGAAGGGGCTGAGATTGAAGAAGTCAAGGAAGTTGCAGAAAAGGTCATAAAGAATTTAAGGTCTATGGGAATGGCATTTACACCATGCATTGTGCCTGCAGCAGGAAAACCAAGCTTTACACTTGAAGAAGATGAAATTGAGATAGGAATTGGAATACACGGTGAACCTGGTACACATAGGGAGAAGATAAAAAGTGCAAAAGAGATAGTTGCTGAGCTTATGGACAAAATTGTTTCTGACTTGCCGTTTAACGACGGTGATGAAGTGGCATTGATGGTAAATGGCCTTGGTGCTACACCTCTTTCAGAGCTTTTCATAGCAAACAAAGAAGTGAATGAATACCTTATGGGAAAAAATATCAACGTTTATAAAACTTTCGTGGGTGAATACATGACGTCCCTTGAGATGAGCGGATTTTCAATAACACTTTTAAAACTTGATGAAGAACTTAAATCGCTTTTAGATGCATCAGCAGATACACCTGCCTTTAAGCAATTATAA